In Magnetospirillum sp. XM-1, a single window of DNA contains:
- a CDS encoding TrpB-like pyridoxal phosphate-dependent enzyme: MSESTKYLLSEDRLPKAWYNLNADLAVPAPPPLHPGTGQPIGPDDLAPIFPMAVIAQEVTQERWVEIPEPVRDVYRLWRPSPLVRARRLEKALGTPAKIYFKYEGVSPAGSHKPNTSVPQAFYNKQEGVKRIATETGAGQWGSSMAFAGSLFGLDVEVFMVKVSFDQKPYRRALMETYGAKCIPSPSNLTHAGRAILEKDPNSNGSLGIAISEAVEVAASRDDTKYALGSVLNHVCLHQTIIGEEAMMQMEMADDSPDIVIACTGGGSNFAGLAFPYIRENLKGAKTRVIGVEPASCPTLTKGLYAYDFGDTGKLTPLVKMHTLGATFMPPGSHAGGLRYHGMAPMVSHVKELGLMEARAYHQTECFAAAVQFARSEGIVPAPESSHAVKGAIDEALRCKAEGKAETILFNLSGHGHFDMQAYTDFFAGKLKDNTYQQADLDKALAELPKVAAE, encoded by the coding sequence ATGAGCGAAAGCACGAAGTACCTGCTGTCCGAGGATCGCCTGCCCAAGGCCTGGTACAACCTCAATGCCGATCTGGCCGTCCCCGCGCCGCCGCCGCTGCATCCCGGCACCGGCCAGCCCATCGGCCCCGACGATCTGGCTCCCATTTTCCCCATGGCGGTGATCGCCCAGGAAGTGACGCAGGAACGCTGGGTCGAGATCCCCGAGCCGGTGCGGGACGTCTATCGCCTGTGGCGGCCCAGCCCGCTGGTCCGGGCCCGGCGCCTGGAGAAGGCGCTGGGCACGCCTGCCAAGATCTATTTCAAGTACGAGGGCGTCAGCCCGGCCGGCAGCCACAAGCCCAACACTTCGGTGCCCCAGGCCTTCTACAACAAGCAGGAAGGCGTCAAGCGCATCGCCACCGAGACCGGCGCCGGGCAGTGGGGGTCGTCCATGGCCTTCGCCGGCTCGCTGTTCGGCCTGGATGTCGAGGTGTTCATGGTCAAGGTCTCCTTTGATCAGAAGCCCTATCGCCGGGCGCTGATGGAGACCTACGGCGCCAAGTGCATTCCCAGCCCGTCCAACCTGACCCATGCCGGCCGCGCCATCCTGGAGAAGGATCCCAATTCCAACGGCTCGCTGGGTATCGCCATCTCGGAAGCAGTCGAGGTCGCCGCCTCGCGCGACGACACCAAGTACGCGCTGGGCAGCGTCTTGAACCACGTCTGCCTGCACCAGACCATCATCGGCGAGGAAGCCATGATGCAGATGGAGATGGCCGACGATTCTCCGGACATCGTCATCGCCTGCACCGGCGGCGGCTCCAACTTCGCCGGCCTGGCCTTCCCCTACATCCGCGAGAACCTGAAGGGGGCCAAGACCCGCGTCATCGGCGTCGAGCCCGCCTCGTGCCCGACGCTGACCAAGGGCCTCTACGCCTACGATTTCGGCGATACCGGCAAGCTGACCCCGCTGGTCAAGATGCACACGCTGGGCGCCACCTTCATGCCGCCGGGCTCGCATGCCGGCGGCCTGCGCTATCACGGCATGGCCCCCATGGTCAGCCATGTGAAGGAACTGGGCCTGATGGAGGCGCGCGCCTATCACCAGACCGAGTGCTTCGCGGCCGCCGTGCAGTTCGCCCGCTCGGAAGGCATCGTGCCCGCACCTGAATCGTCGCACGCCGTCAAGGGCGCCATCGACGAGGCCCTGCGCTGCAAGGCCGAGGGCAAGGCCGAGACCATCCTGTTCAACCTGTCGGGCCACGGCCATTTCGACATGCAGGCCTATACCGACTTCTTCGCCGGCAAGCTCAAGGACAACACCTACCAACAGGCCGACCTGGACAAGGCCCTGGCCGAACTGCCCAAGGTGGCGGCGGAGTAG
- a CDS encoding VacJ family lipoprotein, with protein sequence MARISSFLTAAALALAVTACAEIPSDPEERAEAEAINDPLEPANRAIFSMNMYLDQNLLEPIAQAYRDDMPEWLRNGVHNFLVNLQEPYVAGNDLLQGNPQGAADSLGRFMVNSTFGLLGTNDAVAETGGAKPHSTDLGVTLGVWGVEEGPYLMVPLFGPSNLRDGSARVAEFWLEPTGAVLGAQGLGAVSAARLGTGALDTRANRIDAMNDIRRNSIDQYATLRSLFQQTRKASVLKARGVQESDGPLPQETSGTPMPATGPMSSEAKNTEDKGRPQAVEFVEPK encoded by the coding sequence ATGGCCCGGATTTCCTCCTTCCTGACAGCGGCGGCCTTGGCATTGGCCGTCACCGCCTGCGCCGAAATACCGAGCGATCCTGAGGAGCGGGCGGAAGCGGAGGCTATCAACGATCCGTTGGAGCCCGCCAATCGGGCCATTTTCAGCATGAACATGTATCTGGATCAGAATCTCCTGGAGCCGATCGCCCAGGCCTATCGGGACGATATGCCCGAGTGGCTTCGAAACGGTGTCCATAATTTTCTGGTCAATCTCCAAGAACCCTACGTTGCCGGCAATGACCTGCTGCAAGGAAACCCACAGGGCGCAGCGGATTCATTGGGGCGATTCATGGTTAATTCCACATTCGGGCTACTGGGAACCAACGACGCCGTCGCGGAAACCGGCGGTGCCAAACCCCACAGCACTGATCTCGGGGTGACGTTGGGAGTCTGGGGTGTCGAGGAGGGGCCCTATTTGATGGTTCCGCTGTTCGGCCCCTCCAATCTCCGTGACGGAAGTGCCAGGGTTGCCGAATTCTGGCTTGAACCGACGGGAGCGGTGCTTGGCGCGCAAGGGCTCGGTGCCGTCAGTGCGGCACGATTGGGCACAGGTGCGCTTGACACACGCGCCAACCGTATCGACGCCATGAACGATATCCGCCGCAACTCAATCGACCAATACGCCACCCTCAGAAGCTTGTTTCAGCAGACGCGCAAGGCTTCGGTCCTGAAGGCGCGTGGGGTTCAGGAAAGCGATGGGCCGCTGCCGCAGGAAACATCAGGCACCCCCATGCCAGCTACCGGCCCGATGTCTTCCGAGGCAAAAAACACTGAAGATAAGGGCCGCCCCCAAGCCGTCGAATTCGTTGAGCCGAAATGA
- a CDS encoding autotransporter outer membrane beta-barrel domain-containing protein, whose product MRAGYSFIDCASFGKVTDNQSICRQPISWLGRTTQTIVAIAIASAVVGGTSEAFAQSASNTTPVANQTTVTVNQASTQSVISTVSTSVQASLAQATMAGIRSNPSNAIQPSGINSGDAAGRAASAWTTGDYVRLRVAPDGNEEQRRLTNIYSMVAGGDVKVFDKVAVGLAGAYTYAGTDGRNVNLTRLDQRMRTYTVTPYIGWSVTDRLLIDGLVGYSYSDIANKDFKTRSLVSSNTSAHTMFAAINAAYFIPLDADFTLKPFAGISGQMARTAAYTDSGGTRVIGDHSNLMMGKVGSQLSYNVNEAVMTYVSAAWERTSAQKGIGENSARLSGGLESALTKDLALVVEATANVGRESQSDVGGSANLRLAF is encoded by the coding sequence ATGAGAGCCGGGTATTCGTTCATTGATTGCGCTTCTTTCGGCAAGGTTACCGACAATCAAAGCATTTGTCGCCAGCCGATATCGTGGCTCGGCCGCACAACACAGACAATCGTGGCAATCGCCATTGCCTCCGCGGTTGTCGGCGGGACCTCCGAAGCCTTCGCCCAATCGGCCAGCAATACCACCCCGGTCGCCAATCAGACGACGGTTACTGTCAACCAGGCATCGACTCAGTCGGTGATCAGCACGGTGTCGACCAGTGTCCAGGCCAGTCTGGCCCAGGCCACCATGGCCGGCATCCGCTCCAACCCGTCAAACGCAATACAGCCCTCGGGCATCAATTCCGGAGATGCCGCGGGGAGGGCCGCCTCGGCCTGGACCACGGGCGATTATGTGCGCTTGCGCGTCGCTCCCGATGGCAATGAGGAGCAGCGTCGACTGACCAACATCTATTCCATGGTGGCTGGCGGCGACGTCAAGGTGTTCGACAAGGTCGCCGTCGGCTTGGCCGGAGCCTACACCTACGCCGGAACCGATGGGCGCAACGTCAACCTGACACGCCTTGACCAGCGGATGCGGACCTACACCGTGACCCCTTATATCGGTTGGTCCGTCACGGATCGCCTGCTGATCGACGGCCTGGTCGGATACAGCTATTCGGACATCGCCAACAAGGACTTCAAGACCCGGTCGCTGGTCTCGAGCAACACCTCGGCCCACACCATGTTCGCGGCCATCAACGCCGCCTATTTCATTCCCCTCGACGCCGATTTTACCCTGAAGCCCTTTGCCGGGATCAGCGGCCAAATGGCCCGGACGGCGGCATACACCGACAGCGGCGGAACCCGGGTGATCGGCGACCACTCCAACCTGATGATGGGCAAGGTCGGATCCCAGCTTTCCTACAACGTCAACGAGGCCGTGATGACCTACGTCTCCGCGGCGTGGGAGCGGACCAGCGCCCAGAAGGGTATCGGCGAGAATTCGGCGCGCCTCAGCGGCGGTCTGGAGAGTGCGCTGACCAAGGATCTCGCCCTGGTCGTCGAGGCTACGGCCAATGTTGGCCGAGAATCGCAGAGTGACGTCGGCGGCTCGGCAAATTTGCGCCTGGCCTTCTGA